Within the Leptospira ryugenii genome, the region AAGCCATAGAAATTTTGCGACTGGTTTTCGGCATTACATCTGGACCTCTTGATCAACTAGCTGACTCAAGGGATGCCATTCAAGCCTTGGTTGTAACAAAGGCACGATCTAGTTTCGATCACAATCGAAATAATGGGACTATTTTTTATCATCTTTCGGCGACGAAATCAATCTTTATTGCAGAACCATTTTTACCCGGTAAGGACGACTCTCTCGTTGCAATGCATAGTTCTTGCGGTTACCGCCAAGCCGGAGCATTTTCTAGATGTATGGGTGAAAAAGTTAAATCTTGCGATCTATGTTTTTGGGAGAGGGCAGTGAATGTGACTCCATGGGAGGGACATAGAATGCATCCATTGATTCCAAATACAGGTTTGGCGATTGGTCATATGCAAGGCCATGATGACGTTCGTTACCAAGAACCAATACGATAAAGCTAAAGAGGATAGTGTTCTCAACACTATCCTTTCATAAGGAGAATTATATGAGGAAAAGGATCATCATTCTATTTGTCCTCCTTCTTTTAGTAGGCATTGGACTAGTTTGGAAAACAAAATCACAAATACAGAAGGAAGGCAATAGCAAGAAGCTGGGAGGATATGAAGGTGATCCTTCTTTAATAGTATCAGATCAAAACTATTTGTCAGAGCAGAGTACTGAAATCGATATTGAACAGGTGATAGATGATTATATGTCCTGGGCCGAATACCCGCCCAATAGTCGGCCTCTCCATGAATCTCACACTGATCTATTAAACCCAAAAGTGATTCCAGTGGTTACACAAGAAATGCCCATTTTGGAAAAAGGGAGTATTAAGGCCTCTGGATTCTCATGTAGTTTACAACCTGAATACCACTCTGTAACAGAAGGAAAGACACTACGTATCTTTTTGAGTTGTTTTCGCACTGGCTCTGCAAATAGAGAAAGCATCAAAATTATTGAATCGGACTTAAAAGGAAAGGCCGGGAATCGAAGCATATTCCCTCCTTCTCTCCAGGCAAATGATAGTGGTATGGATGGAGATGAAAGGAAAGGGGATCTTGTGTATACATTTCATTTTCGCCCACAAAGAACTGATTGGGCAGATTTTTATCTGACGACAAAGTTTACGATTGATGCAGATGAAACCCATTCAATTCACAGCTTAAGCCATCATTTTTTTTCCTCACCAATCGCACCTGCAAACTTCACAGGAAGGTATGAGGACTATTTATCAGAAGGATCCCTTTTGATTGAAGTTGAATTGGATGTGAAAGAGGTAGGACGATATACAATAGAAGCAAATTTGATGACAGAAACTGGTGAACCAATCGCATACGCTAGACGAGACCAGAAATTAAATACGGGAAAACAGAGAGTCGCATTGTTATTTTTCGGTCGAGCTATCACCAAACGTAGAGAAAATGGTCCTTTCCATATGACTTTTTTGAGAGGAGAATTGAATACGGATGTGATCCAAGAGGATATGTTGTCTTTACCCCCTGAACAAGTTGATATAGCTCTCCGATCCGTTAGAGATGATCGACCAAAGAAAAAGCTAATCCCGTATTGGGATGATGAAATTACCACAAAGGCATATTTACTTTCAGAATTTAAAGCGGATATATATGAATCAGATGAGAAACAAAATCGTATAGCGGAATTGAAGGCTCTTAAAGATAGATAGGTAAGGTAGCCAACAAGCACGAATCTATTTGGAATGATATGAAGTAAACGGTCGATCGAGATCTAATTTGATTAAGAATGCACACTAATTTTTATCAAAGTTAGATCATCATATAATACTCCAATCTTCATCATTTCATTATAAATAGACTCAAGGTCGCCTCTACATTTCTCTACTTGTGATAAGAATAATGAATCATTTTCATTGAAAAGAAATGTTCCATCATTTGATTTAATTAATAAATCATCTCTACCATCTGATCCTAAAATCAGTATATCATTTGGGAAAAGTTGGTATTGTAACACTGAGATATTTTCATTGGCACCAATTGTACCCAGTTTTCTTAAAAATTGTTCGGGCGATAAAAATACCGCCTTAACATCACGATACAAAACTGCAGGAGGATGATCAGCATTGATCATAAAAAGAGACCGAGACTTTTCTTCAATGAGAACAAGCACTAGAGACACAAGCATAGAACCATCAAATGTTTCAAAAACGCGATGTAATTCGAGAAATGTTTGCTTTATCCATTGATCAGGAGTCTCATATTGGGTCTCCTTTGTATTTTGATTTCGATTTATGATAGATTCAAAAACACTTCCGAATACAAGTGCTCCACTTGCTCCCAGCAGAGACTTTCCCATTGCATCTGCATTAACTAGTACTGTATATTTCTTTTCTCCAAGTATTATCTGGTTTGACATACAAAGATCTCCTCCAATTTCTTCATGCCATTCCCGAAACTGAAATCTTTTCTTTTGACGAGTAAGAAACGTTATACTGATAGAGGTTGAATCTGCTTTATTTTTACTCAAAGGCTTTAATAATTGGGATGTCAAAAAATAATCTCCATCCTGTTGAAACTTCAGTTCTTTCACCTGCTCTAATGTAGTCTGCAATTCTGCAGTTCTTTTGATTACCTTATCCTCCAAATCCCTTGCTAATTCTTCGGATTTAATAAAAGCAAACGAATACTTTCTAATTAAGATAGATGCTTGAAAAATGATAAAAATTGTAAATCCATATCCCAATGTGTACGGAGTGTATACGACTGCTTTCCCTTTTAGAATATCATTTATGGCAGTGATTGTTAGGATAATAAATCCAGAAAGGAATAACTTTGCTCCTACTTTATGATTTTTTAATGCTTTAACTATGATATGGGCAATATAGATAATTGATAAAAATATTCCTATTTCCACATAGGTAACTGCCCGACCATACGTATACATAGAGGTAAACAAAACAAGTAATGATGGTGGAAGATAAAAAAAATGAAGCCATCGAGAAAGTTTAGGATTCGATTCATCTGGGAACAAAGATTCTACAAATTTTAGAAAAAAAGTACCACTAATAAAAAAAGTAAAATAATCAATCTTGTTAATTACCGAAAAATTTAACAACGGAGCAAAATCTAAGAGCAATCGATCATCTATACTTAAAGTTCGAATTGCTACGATAAAAGAAAAAAGAGCAAAATAAAGAGGAGATTTATCATTCCGTCTGGTAAAATAAAGTCCTAGGTGATAGAATCCCATAAACATTAAACAGTTTAGAATGCAAAGATCCAGGATAAATTTACGATTTTTATCCTTTGAAAGTTGATGTGCTGAACCAATGCTAATTGTATCCTAGAGCCCACCTTTAAAATAATGGTAATTGCTGACATATAGGATAATTGTTAACCTATTATCTTCTAGCAAAGATTCTTTGATCGTATAAATAGAATGTCTGATAAGCGGGATACTTTCTCCTTCATTCGTTCCTATTTTTCCTTGTTTGCCGAGCAGATCACCGTTGGCATATATTTCATAGGAACAAGCTACACTTCGTAGATCAAGGGCAAGGTCTGTTGTTTTGGCAGGCAGATTTATGTCGAGCTTATATGTTGCATGACCAAATTCTGGATAGCCATTGTTTTGCCATTCGGATGGAACGTTTAGATAATTTCGTTTTCTTTGATCCTCGGCGCCAGGTTTCAAAAAATCCATCCAGTAAAATTGCCATTCCCCATTCAGATCATAAATGAAACCATCTTCAAAATTAGATTGTGATAGGTCAATCATCCCCGACTGCACAAGAGGATTTGGATTCGTATCTTTTCTGTAACAATTCGGAAAGATTAAGACACTGCAAAGATAGATAAAGATCAGGTTTACTTTCATTCGAAATTTGCAGTTCAAATTAAAACATACCTGAAATTACAAACAATCGTTATTTTAAATTCTTGAGTGATTTGCGCATTTTGCCGCAACTCAGGAAGGGAAGGTTTGGGATTGGATTTTAAAGCACTGGGAGTTAAAGTAAGGCTGGTATACTCTGCTAATTACTCACGCAGCGGAAGGGTCTAGTCGTTGCTTTTGATAAATTTGCTGCGCTTCCAGTATTGAAATAAACTAGAACACCTGTAGTGGTTGCAGATGTATATGTTGTAGAAGACCAATACTGAGTTGAAGTTGTATTTGGAAATAAAGAATTTATGTATGGGCTTGTGCTTATACTTTCATCAAATATACTATAAAGCTCAATCACATTTGGCAATCTCCAACTCTTTCCATTTGTGGTCAATCCTATGCAGTTAGAGTTTGCAATTGTCCAAGTAGAATTATTTGCCGATCCTATGGTGCAATTTGTTCCCGATAAACCGTCTGAGCATTTTTGCCATAAAAGAGATGTGCGATTATCTGTAATGGTACCATCTCCATTGTCCGTAAAACTCTGGTTTGGAGGAAGATTTCCCGAAACACATCGAGCATTACCCGCTGTTGCGTCGGGAAAATCACCTATGGTGGTATTCAGAAAATTCACATATTGATAATTACCTACAGTTGATTTGTTTACTGTATTTGACCAATATCCTGATCCAACAGATTGGGGAAAAAAATTATTATCTATTGTAGGTGAAGTGTTCTGGTAGTTGTTTAAACTTGCGAGTTCTAGAATGGTTGGGAGCCTCCAATTTTTTTTTCCAGCAAAGCCTGCTCCATTATTTAAAGAATTAAGAGATGAACATAAATTTGAAGAGGAAGTCCAAAACTGAGTCGTGGCGGTTCCTCCGGAACAAGTAGAACCTGATTTTCCCTCTGTACAAGTTTTCCAAAGAAGTCCTGAAACTTTGTTCCGAGTTGTATAATCATTTGGATACTCGTTTGAAGCTTTAGGTCCAGAAAAGGCGCGACCATTCGGAGTATTGGTAAACTCACCATCATTTCCTGAGCCTACACAGGTCTGTGGGTTACCACCTGCGTCCCAACAACCAATTTGTCCTGTGTCAGTGAGCGGAAAAATAGGATTAACGGTAATCTTGTAAATTTTGAAACTGCCATTTTCTGAGCTAGTCCTAATCATGATCGGATTAGAAAAATCCACACTAGAGGTATCGCTTGTCAGCACCTCATTTCCTATCGTTACCGTACGAGCATTGGTAGTGAAAGACGGAATAGCAGACGAAATGATACCATATGGTAAATTTACCGTTATACTTGAACCTTCGATTTTACCTACATAAGTATTCGAAAGTTCGTTTGTGGAATCTTTGAAGATAAACGTTGTTATATCATTTTGATTGGAAAAAAAAGTTAGTAATGGCGACCAGCAAGAAAAGGCTGTCTCGCCATTTATATATTTTCTTATGTGTAAACTATTAAACTGACTTGATTTGGGATCGCACTGATTGTTTAGTTCCTGTCTTTGACAAGAGGTATGAAAGATGAAGGGAAGCAGGATAACTGAGATGATTATTATCTTTTGGCGGAAGAATAAATTTGAATATTTCATTTAGTTTCTGTGCCATCTATATTGAAAGATAGTCCCCAATAAGTTTACTTTATTGAAATTTTTTTTATACCAAAAAATGCATTAAAAGAATTTTTTTAGCTCAAAAATCATGGAAGAACTTATTTCAGTATCAGAATTTCGAATATTTTTAAGGTATTATGTGCAGGCTGAGACAGCAATTTCCTTTAAAATAATGACTCATGAGTCTCTGCTAAATCATCTTTTTAGGGTCCATCCATAAGGCCCACTCCGTCTCCGTTACGTAACCGAGCTGGAAGGCCGCCTCTTTTAAACTCAATTCTTGTTTATGAGCATATTTCGCAATTTCAGCTGCCTTATCGTAGCCAATGTAAGGATTCAAAGCAGTTACTAACATCAAAGATTGCTCAAGATATAGTTTCATTTTTTTTGTATTTGGTTGTAAACCTTCAATACAGTGTTTTTGGAACGATTGCATAGCATCGGAAAGTAATTGGATGGAATGGTAGACATTTATAAAAATAAGAGGTTTAAATACATTGAGTTCAAAATGTCCGGAAGCCCCTCCCATATTTACGGCTACATCATTCCCAAATACTTGTAGTGCGACCATACTCAATGCTTCACACTGGGTTGGGTTAACCTTTCCAGGCATAATCGACGATCCGGGTTCATTTTCAGGCAAAATCAACTCAGATAGACCAGCTCTGGGCCCAGATCCCATATAACGAATATCATTTGCTATTTTGAATAGAGAGGCAGCTAGTGATTTTAAGCTTCCGCTCAATTCTACAAGAGAATCATTGGCCGCAAGTGCTTCAAAAAAATTGTCCGCATTGGTAAAGGCTAGATTGGTTTCCTTGTTGATTTCATTAACTACAACTCTGGCAAAATCGGGATGGGCATTTAGGCCAGTTCCCACGGCAGTCCCTCCGATTGCGAGACGCAAAACCGCAGGTAGAGCTTTTTCTACCCTTGCTTTCCCGTACCTTAGTTGTTGCACATAGCCTGAAAATTCTTGCCCTAGGCTTATGGGAGTTGCATCCATCCAATGTGTGCGGCCAA harbors:
- a CDS encoding 7TM diverse intracellular signaling domain-containing protein, coding for MSIGSAHQLSKDKNRKFILDLCILNCLMFMGFYHLGLYFTRRNDKSPLYFALFSFIVAIRTLSIDDRLLLDFAPLLNFSVINKIDYFTFFISGTFFLKFVESLFPDESNPKLSRWLHFFYLPPSLLVLFTSMYTYGRAVTYVEIGIFLSIIYIAHIIVKALKNHKVGAKLFLSGFIILTITAINDILKGKAVVYTPYTLGYGFTIFIIFQASILIRKYSFAFIKSEELARDLEDKVIKRTAELQTTLEQVKELKFQQDGDYFLTSQLLKPLSKNKADSTSISITFLTRQKKRFQFREWHEEIGGDLCMSNQIILGEKKYTVLVNADAMGKSLLGASGALVFGSVFESIINRNQNTKETQYETPDQWIKQTFLELHRVFETFDGSMLVSLVLVLIEEKSRSLFMINADHPPAVLYRDVKAVFLSPEQFLRKLGTIGANENISVLQYQLFPNDILILGSDGRDDLLIKSNDGTFLFNENDSLFLSQVEKCRGDLESIYNEMMKIGVLYDDLTLIKISVHS
- a CDS encoding Lcl domain-containing protein, with translation MKYSNLFFRQKIIIISVILLPFIFHTSCQRQELNNQCDPKSSQFNSLHIRKYINGETAFSCWSPLLTFFSNQNDITTFIFKDSTNELSNTYVGKIEGSSITVNLPYGIISSAIPSFTTNARTVTIGNEVLTSDTSSVDFSNPIMIRTSSENGSFKIYKITVNPIFPLTDTGQIGCWDAGGNPQTCVGSGNDGEFTNTPNGRAFSGPKASNEYPNDYTTRNKVSGLLWKTCTEGKSGSTCSGGTATTQFWTSSSNLCSSLNSLNNGAGFAGKKNWRLPTILELASLNNYQNTSPTIDNNFFPQSVGSGYWSNTVNKSTVGNYQYVNFLNTTIGDFPDATAGNARCVSGNLPPNQSFTDNGDGTITDNRTSLLWQKCSDGLSGTNCTIGSANNSTWTIANSNCIGLTTNGKSWRLPNVIELYSIFDESISTSPYINSLFPNTTSTQYWSSTTYTSATTTGVLVYFNTGSAANLSKATTRPFRCVSN
- the fumC gene encoding class II fumarate hydratase, encoding MERRSERDSMGEILVESDKYWGAQTQRSLDFFKIGRERFPKEMIQALGILKKSAALANHSLGLLSEDKTQYIVKAASEVIDGKLDEHFPLVIWQTGSGTQSNMNANEVISNRANELAGSKLGSKFPIHPNDDTNKGQSSNDTFPTAMHICIAKLVTEKLLPSIEDLTQALQKHVDDFSEIIKIGRTHWMDATPISLGQEFSGYVQQLRYGKARVEKALPAVLRLAIGGTAVGTGLNAHPDFARVVVNEINKETNLAFTNADNFFEALAANDSLVELSGSLKSLAASLFKIANDIRYMGSGPRAGLSELILPENEPGSSIMPGKVNPTQCEALSMVALQVFGNDVAVNMGGASGHFELNVFKPLIFINVYHSIQLLSDAMQSFQKHCIEGLQPNTKKMKLYLEQSLMLVTALNPYIGYDKAAEIAKYAHKQELSLKEAAFQLGYVTETEWALWMDPKKMI